One Polaribacter reichenbachii genomic window, TGCCAACAGAATTATAGAATTAACACCAAAAGGTGCTATTGATAGATACACAACTTTTGATGAATATTTATCTGATAAAAAAATTAAAGAATTACGTGATTCTATGTATTCTTAAAATATATTTTAAGAAACTTTATTTATAAATTAAAAAACCTAATCTAAATTAAAACTTTAGATTAGGTTTTTTAATTTACTATAATACAGTTATTTATATAAATTACGTTATGTAATAAATAGCTTGTTATTTGCTTTTAATTTTTCTGTAAAGGACTAATAATTTTAACATCAGAAAAAGAAATTGCACCTCTTACAACACCATCAATAGTTTTCTTTAAAACTTCTATCAATTGCATTTTTAATTGCGATTTATGATAAATTAAACTCACCTCTCTTGCAGGTGGTGGAGATGTAAATTCTCTTAAATGTTTCTTGTCGTTTTCATTTAAATCTAAAGTATGTAAATAAGGTAATAAAGTCATTCCTAAACCTTCTTTAGAAAGTTTTATCAACGTATCAAAACTTCCACTTTCTAACTGAAAACCTTTTTTGTTATCTAATTTATGTGTTCTACATAAATTAATTACACTGTCTTTAAAACAATGTCCATCTTCTAACAAAAGAATATCTTCCATTTCTAATTCATTCGAAGAAATATTTTTATTATTAAATAATCTATGATTTTGTGGCACCAAACCTACAAAAGGTTCGTAATATAAAGGTCTTTCTTTTATAGCTTCATTCTCTAGAGGTGTTGCAGCAATTGCAGCATCTATATGACCATCAGTAAGTTTTCTAGTAATTTCTTCTGTAGT contains:
- a CDS encoding hydrogen peroxide-inducible genes activator, which translates into the protein MTITQLKYVLSVAEYQNFTVAAEHSFVTQPTLSMQIQKLEDELSVQIFNRSKKPIELTEVGKKIVEQAKVIVDESNRILDIVHQQKGYIGGEFRLGIIPTIMPTLLPMFLNNFTKKYPKVKLIIEELTTEEITRKLTDGHIDAAIAATPLENEAIKERPLYYEPFVGLVPQNHRLFNNKNISSNELEMEDILLLEDGHCFKDSVINLCRTHKLDNKKGFQLESGSFDTLIKLSKEGLGMTLLPYLHTLDLNENDKKHLREFTSPPPAREVSLIYHKSQLKMQLIEVLKKTIDGVVRGAISFSDVKIISPLQKN